In Eubalaena glacialis isolate mEubGla1 chromosome 4, mEubGla1.1.hap2.+ XY, whole genome shotgun sequence, one DNA window encodes the following:
- the LOC133089502 gene encoding protein FAM136A-like: protein MAQLQQLRAQEAVDSTVKSLERQNIRKTQGLMFRCSAGCCEDSQAPTQQVHQCIARCRAPLAQAQALVTSELEKFQDRLEWCTMHCNVKAKDSIDVGSKELQVKRQLESCVTKCVDDHINLIQTVTKKKESLSSTGKQMSAIGYRG, encoded by the coding sequence ATGGCGCAGCTGCAGCAGCTCCGGGCGCAGGAGGCGGTGGACTCTACGGTGAAGAGTCTGGAGAGACAGAACATCCGGAAGACGCAGGGCCTCATGTTCCGGTGCAGCGCCGGCTGCTGTGAGGACAGCCAGGCGCCCACGCAGCAAGTGCACCAGTGCATTGCGCGCTGCCGTGCACCTCTGGCTCAAGCCCAGGCCCTGGTGACCAGCGAGCTGGAGAAGTTCCAGGACCGCCTGGAATGGTGCACCATGCATTGCAACGTCAAAGCCAAAGATTCAATAGATGTGGGGAGTAAAGAGCTTCAGGTGAAGCGGCAGCTGGAGAGTTGCGTTACCAAGTGCGTGGATGACCACATAAACCTCATCCAAACCGTGACCAAGAAGAAGGAGTCTCTCTCATCCACTGGGAAACAGATGTCTGCTATTGGCTATCGGGGCTGA